A region from the Lolium perenne isolate Kyuss_39 chromosome 4, Kyuss_2.0, whole genome shotgun sequence genome encodes:
- the LOC127296790 gene encoding uncharacterized protein isoform X2: MTLDWFIHPDYEFCSSLTDYQRLVLRNYGGTEYGRWSEYHSCLRSYKTEKEYVKYCEELSKKLKWMEDYVCTCPSRKWDYITTRAAYQAIRIAATDFHEIDLSLAYSGYNECRRSMGYDATWFKEYDDLYFEIWQRVTKKSISFKDALEEVCKLNRFPLRQYRMEGALECDYTMMWMETEDTEEKARRLIAEAVQTLVNKPKSYEQYIRKKIEIARIIGILPPDEDPEE, encoded by the exons ATGACACTTGATTGGTTTATCCACCCTGATTATGAATTCTGTTCTTCCTTGACTGATTACcaacgacttgtccttcgaaactAT GGTGGTACTGAGTACGGCAGGTGGAGTGAATACCACAGCTGCCTTCGTAGCTATAAGACTGAAAAGGAGTATGTCAAGTATTGTGAAGAGTTATCCAAGAAACTAAAG TGGATGGAAGATTATGTTTGTACTTGTCCATCTCGGAAG TGGGATTACATAACTACCCGGGCAGCTTATCAAGCAATCAGGATCGCTGCTACTGATTTTCACGAGATCGATCTGTCTTTAGCTTACAGTGGCTACAAT GAGTGTCGACGGAGCATGGGCTATGATGCTACTTGGTTTAAGGAGTACGATGATCTCTATTTTGAGATTTGGCAGCGGGTCACTAAAAAATCG ATCAGCTTCAAGGACGCTCTAGAGGAGGTTTGTAAGCTGAACAGGTTTCCGTTACGCCAATATAGAATGGAAGGTGCACTGGAGTGTGACTATACCATGATGTGGATGGAAACGGAG GATACAGAGGAGAAAGCTCGGAGGTTAATTGCAGAGGCTGTTCAAACGCTG GTCAATAAGCCAAAGTCCTATGAGCAGTATATCAGAAAGAAGATAGAAATTGCTCGTATTATTGGAATCCTTCCTCCAGATGAAgatcctgaagaatga
- the LOC127296790 gene encoding uncharacterized protein isoform X1 yields MTLDWFIHPDYEFCSSLTDYQRLVLRNYGGTEYGRWSEYHSCLRSYKTEKEYVKYCEELSKKLKWMEDYVCTCPSRKWDYITTRAAYQAIRIAATDFHEIDLSLAYSGYNECRRSMGYDATWFKEYDDLYFEIWQRVTKKSISFKDALEEVCKLNRFPLRQYRMEGALECDYTMMWMETEYQTCTKDIASGDTEEKARRLIAEAVQTLVNKPKSYEQYIRKKIEIARIIGILPPDEDPEE; encoded by the exons ATGACACTTGATTGGTTTATCCACCCTGATTATGAATTCTGTTCTTCCTTGACTGATTACcaacgacttgtccttcgaaactAT GGTGGTACTGAGTACGGCAGGTGGAGTGAATACCACAGCTGCCTTCGTAGCTATAAGACTGAAAAGGAGTATGTCAAGTATTGTGAAGAGTTATCCAAGAAACTAAAG TGGATGGAAGATTATGTTTGTACTTGTCCATCTCGGAAG TGGGATTACATAACTACCCGGGCAGCTTATCAAGCAATCAGGATCGCTGCTACTGATTTTCACGAGATCGATCTGTCTTTAGCTTACAGTGGCTACAAT GAGTGTCGACGGAGCATGGGCTATGATGCTACTTGGTTTAAGGAGTACGATGATCTCTATTTTGAGATTTGGCAGCGGGTCACTAAAAAATCG ATCAGCTTCAAGGACGCTCTAGAGGAGGTTTGTAAGCTGAACAGGTTTCCGTTACGCCAATATAGAATGGAAGGTGCACTGGAGTGTGACTATACCATGATGTGGATGGAAACGGAG TACCAGACCTGCACGAAAGACATTGCATCGGGT GATACAGAGGAGAAAGCTCGGAGGTTAATTGCAGAGGCTGTTCAAACGCTG GTCAATAAGCCAAAGTCCTATGAGCAGTATATCAGAAAGAAGATAGAAATTGCTCGTATTATTGGAATCCTTCCTCCAGATGAAgatcctgaagaatga
- the LOC127349175 gene encoding uncharacterized protein, whose amino-acid sequence MGSGSCSGEEMPREHRAKDDAGTSMDPEESNSDEAAVHATTEPDKDVQEAELLIQELNALSIGEAFSEQEFLHYFDRLACQPPWIDLKVRLKGEELVKLYDRHALCRLRYYKHKLKQASKEDLRDDKLKRILDISEDDCNKEFLKKEGFFTHFEQDRRFDWCFHPDYLACSFLDDYQRLVPKNHGYSKWSEYHTYLHSYELEKEYVEYCQELSKQLKWMEPYVDMDRSSVKWGKISSRGVLQAIKIAATSFHKITSCLAFTGYYECKESMAYDIFWFMEYDGVYFEIWRRVTQGMSFEKALGEVYNLNMFPLRQHMMKAALEHEEAMMMVEDEFLTCTATITPEVKEDKAKELIADAVNKRIQKPKSYEEYIIKKIHIARVIGILDADED is encoded by the exons ATGGGCTCGGGCTCGTGCTCGGGTGAAGAGATGCCGCGGGAGCACCGTGCGAAAGACGACGCCGGTACTTCCATGGACCCTGAAGAATCCAATTCCGACGAGGCTGCTGTACATGCCACCACGGAACCAGACAAGGACGTGCAAGAAGCAGAGCTTCTGATCCAGGAGCTTAACGCATTGAGCATCGGAGAGGCATTCAGCGAGCAGGAGTTCCTCCATTACTTCGACCGTCTGGCCTGTCAACCTCCTTGGATCGACCTTAAAGTCCGGCTGAAAGGCGAGGAACTTGTTAAGCTGTACGATCGCCATGCACTCTGTCGCCTCAGATATTACAAACACAAG TTAAAACAAGCATCCAAGGAAGATCTGCGTGATGATAAACTGAAGAGGATTCTTGATATATCTGAGGATGATTGCAACAAGGAGTTCCTTAAGAAAGAGGGGTTTTTCACGCATTTTGAGCAGGACAGGAGATTTGATTGGTGCTTTCACCCTGATTACTTGGCATGTTCTTTCCTGGATGACTACCAACGCCTAGTTCCTAAAAATCAT GGGTACAGCAAGTGGAGTGAGTACCACACATACCTTCATAGCTATGAGCTGGAAAAAGAGTATGTGGAGTACTGTCAGGAATTATCCAAGCAACTCAAG TGGATGGAACCTTATGTAGATATGGACCGGTCATCTGTCAAG TGGGGTAAAATATCTTCCCGCGGAGTTTTACAAGCAATTAAGATTGCTGCTACTAGCTTTCACAAGATCACTTCGTGTTTAGCTTTCACTGGTTACTAT GAGTGTAAAGAGAGCATGGCTTATGATATTTTTTGGTTTATGGAGTATGATGGTGTCTATTTTGAGATTTGGCGGCGGGTCACTCAGGGAATG AGTTTCGAGAAGGCTCTGGGGGAGGTTTATAATCTCAACATGTTTCCGTTACGCCAACATATGATGAAAGCTGCACTGGAGCATGAGGAAGCCATGATGATGGTGGAAGATGAG TTTCTTACATGCACAGCAACCATTACCCCAGAA GTTAAAGAGGATAAAGCTAAGGAGTTGATTGCTGATGCAGTTAATAAGCGG ATTCAAAAGCCGAAGTCCTATGAGGAGTATATCATAAAGAAGATACACATTGCCCGCGTCATTGGAATTCTTGATGCTGATGAAGATTGA
- the LOC127296787 gene encoding uncharacterized protein, translated as MAADLSSDLPNGAPAAADRKKSRENERRRRRRKQKKNKAPSDVAAAAADAADAGEDDVPDSKPPVEIEVEYVPEEPDLADGLLADFKSIFEKFTFKDSPAAAEDGEKKDEAGADAAKKGSGSDSDDDEQDGQQKKKEGGISNKKKKLEQRMKIAELKQICNRPDVVEVWDATASDPKLLVYLKSYRNTVPVPRHWSQKRKFLQGKRGIEKQPFQLPDFIAATGIEKIRQAYIEKEDSKKLKQKQRERMQPKMGKMDIDYQVLHDAFFKYQTKPKLSSHGDLYYEGKEFEVKLREMKPGMLSRELKEALGMPDGAPPPWLINMQRYGPPPSYPSLKIPGLNAPIPLGATFGYRPGEWGKPPVDEHGRPLYGDVFGILQQDEPNYDEEPVDRSKHWGDLEEEEEEEEEEEEEEEDEPMEDDEMEEGIQSVETMSSTPTGIETPDAIDLRKQQRKEPERQTEKQLYQVLEQKEERFATGALYGSSHTYVVGAQDKAGVKRVDLLKNQKSDKVDVTIHPEELEDLDDVLAAKYEEAREEEKLRNQKEDFSDMVAENASKRKRKHEKDGKASKKKDFKF; from the exons ATGGCCGCCGACCTTAGCTCCGACCTCCCCAATGGGGCCCCGGCCGCCGCCGACCGGAAGAAATCGCGGGAGAatgagcgccgccgccgccgccggaagcagaagaagaacaaggccccgtccgacgtcgccgccgccgccgcagatgCCGCCGACGCGGGCGAGGATGACGTGCCCGATTCCAAACCCCCG GTGGAGATCGAGGTCGAGTACGTGCCGGAGGAGCCGGACCTCGCGGACGGCCTCCTCGCTGACTTCAagagcatattcgagaagttcaccTTCAAGGACTCCCCTGCCGCCGCCGAG GATGGGGAGAAGAAGGATGAGGCTGGCGCCGACGCGGCGAAGAAGGGGTCAGGGTCGGATTCCGACGATGACGAGCAGGACGGCCagcagaagaagaaggaaggtggCATCTCCAATAAGAAGAAGAAG CTGGAACAAAGGATGAAGATTGCAGAGCTGAAACAGATATGCAACAGGCCTGACGTCGTTGAA GTCTGGGATGCAACTGCCTCAGATCCCAAGTTACTTGTCTATCTGAAGTCCTACAGGAACACTGTACCTGTCCCAAGGCACTGGTCTCAAAAGAGGAAATTCTTGCAG GGCAAGAGAGGTATTGAGAAACAACCGTTCCAACTTCCTGACTTCATTGCTGCAACTGGAATAGAAAAAATAAGACAG GCATATATCGAGAAAGAGGATAGCAAAAAATTGAAGCAAAAGCAGCGGGAGCGTATGCAGCCAAAAATGGGGAAGATGGATATAGATTATCAG GTTTTGCACGACGCCTTCTTCAAATATCAAACAAAACCAAAATTGAGTAGTCATGGTGACCTGTATTATGAAGGGAAAGAGTTTGAG GTCAAACTTAGAGAAATGAAGCCAGGTATGCTGTCAAGAGAACTTAAAGAAGCTCTTGGCATGCCTGATGGTGCGCCACCTCCATGGCTTATAAACATGCAG AGATATGGTCCTCCACCCTCTTATCCTTCGCTGAAGATTCCTGGTCTGAATGCTCCAATTCCTCTTGGTGCTACTTTTGGTTACCGACCTGGGGAATGGGGAAAGCCTCCTGTGGATGAG CATGGACGCCCCCTCTATGGAGATGTCTTTGGCATCCTACAGCAGGATGAACCTAATTATGAT GAGGAGCCTGTTGATCGCAGCAAGCACTGGGGAGacttggaggaggaagaggaggaggaggaagaagaggaggaggaagaggaagatgaaCCAATGGAAGATGATGAAATGGAGGAAGGCATTCAGTCTGTCGAAACCATGTCTAG CACTCCCACTGGTATTGAAACACCTGATGCTATAGATCTTCGGAAGCAACAGAGGAAAGAGCCTGAAAGGCAAACCGAAAAACAGCTATACCAG GTTCTTGAGCAGAAAGAGGAAAGATTTGCAACTGgggcactctatggatcaagccaTAC GTATGTGGTTGGGGCACAGGATAAAGCTGGCGTTAAAAGG GTTGATCTTCTAAAGAATCAGAAGTCTGACAAAGTGGATGTCACCATACATCCTGAGGAGCTCGAAGATTTGGATGATGTTTTGGCAGCCAA GTACGAAGAAGCACGAGAGGAGGAAAAGCTACGGAACCAGAAGGAAGATTTCAGCGACATGGTGGCAGAG AACGCgagcaagaggaagaggaagcaCGAGAAGGACGGGAAAGCTTCAAAAAAGAAAGACTTCAAGTTCTAG
- the LOC127296789 gene encoding phosphoserine aminotransferase 1, chloroplastic: protein MAAAATSSPHSMLLHRPSPAAPKAGPAAAVSSIRLPARAAKISCAAVAAPSAATSPFAAAGERGVYNFAAGPATLPLAVLQKAQAELVDYRGSGMSIMEMSHRGKEFDAAIKKAEADLRALLAVPDTHEVLFLQGGASTQFSAVPLNLCASPAAPADFLVSGSWSDKAFKEAKKFSAASLAWSGKDGKYTSLPPLTSISQNPDAAFLHICSNETIHGVEFKDYPEPTNKNGLLVADMSSNFCSKPVDVSKFGVIYAGAQKNVGPSGVTIAIVRKDLVGKAQPNTPVMLDYKIHADNASLYNTPPCFAIYICGLVFEDLLAQGGLAEVEKKNQHKAGILYDAIDASGGYFVCPVEKSVRSLMNVPFTMAKGADLEKQFIAEAAKENMLQLKGHRSVGGVRASIYNAMPLSGVEKLVAFMKDFQARNP, encoded by the coding sequence atggccgccgccgccacctccagcCCCCACTCCATGCTCCTCCACCGCCCCAGCCCGGCCGCCCCCAAGgccggccccgccgccgccgtctcctccatcCGCCTCCCCGCCCGCGCCGCCAAGATCTCatgcgccgccgtcgccgcgccctCAGCCGCCACCTCCCCCTTCGCGGCCGCCGGCGAGCGCGGCGTCTACAACTTCGCGGCGGGCCCGGCCACGCTCCCGCTCGCCGTGCTCCAGAAGGCGCAGGCGGAGCTGGTCGACTACCGCGGCTCCGGGATGAGCATCATGGAGATGAGCCACCGCGGGAAGGAGTTCGACGCCGCCATCAAGAAGGCCGAGGCCGATCTGCGCGCGCTGCTCGCCGTGCCCGACACCCACGAGGTGCTCTTCCTGCAGGGCGGCGCGTCCACCCAGTTCTCCGCCGTGCCGCTCAACCTCTGCGCCTCCCCCGCCGCCCCCGCCGACTTCCTCGTCTCCGGATCCTGGAGCGACAAGGCCTTCAAGGAGGCCAAGAAGTTCTCCGCCGCGTCCCTCGCCTGGTCCGGCAAGGACGGCAAGTACACCTCCCTCCCGCCCCTCACCTCCATCTCCCAGAACCCCGACGCCGCCTTCCTCCACATCTGCTCCAACGAGACCATCCACGGCGTCGAGTTCAAGGACTACCCGGAGCCCACCAACAAGAACGGCCTCCTCGTCGCCGACATGTCCTCCAACTTCTGCTCCAAGCCCGTCGACGTCTCCAAGTTCGGCGTCATCTACGCCGGCGCGCAGAAGAACGTCGGGCCCTCGGGCGTCACCATCGCCATCGTGCGCAAGGACCTCGTCGGCAAGGCGCAGCCCAACACCCCCGTCATGCTCGACTACAAGATCCACGCCGACAACGCATCGCTCTACAACACCCCGCCCTgcttcgccatctacatctgcggGCTGGTGTTCGAGGACCTGCTCGCGCAGGGCGGGCTCGCCGAGGTGGAGAAGAAGAACCAGCACAAGGCAGGCATCCTCTACGACGCCATCGACGCCAGCGGCGGGTACTTCGTCTGCCCCGTGGAGAAGTCCGTGCGCTCGCTCATGAACGTGCCCTTCACCATGGCCAAGGGGGCGGACCTCGAGAAGCAGTTCATCGCCGAGGCCGCCAAGGAGAACATGCTGCAGCTCAAGGGGCACAGGTCCGTCGGCGGCGTGCGCGCCTCCATCTACAACGCCATGCCGCTCTCCGGTGTGgagaagctcgtcgccttcaTGAAGGATTTCCAAGCCAGGAACCCTTGA